The following is a genomic window from Parabacteroides johnsonii DSM 18315.
AGCTGTTTGATTTCTTCGTTAGCCTTATGCAGTTCTTCCCGGTAAGCCAATTGGCTGTCGATCTGTCTGGCTAGGAAACGATTCTTGCGTTTGATTGCACGTAGATGACGAATAACCAGATAGAATGCCAGTCCGGCGAGGAATAATACTCCCAATATTGCAACCAATATGATGTGTTGCTCTTCGAGTTTGGCCTTTTGTTCTTTTATTTGCATATCTTTTTCGTGTGTCTCATAGATTTTGGCCAGTTCCAAGGCTGAACTTTTTTGTTCCCGCACTTTCAGACTATCTATTAAAATGGCGAGGTCCTTGAAATATTTGGCCGCCTCTTTATACTCTTTTTTCTTTTCATAGGCATCTCCAAGTGAACGCTTGATCGTTCTCATGTGGTAAGTGACTGTGTCATTATGAGTGTATAAGAAATCTTCATGTGCCTTATTCATCTCGATTACCTTGTCATAGAGCTTTCTGTCCATCAGGTAAGGAATAATCAGATAATCATCTTTGCTATAAGTATCTCCGATTGCCAGCCAGGCTCGATACGCTTCGTCCGCTTCCTGCATCCTACCCAAACGTGAGAGGATGAGTGCGCGTTGGGCGTACATCGTCTTTTTCTCCTTGTCTGTCAGGCTGCCGATATCCGTTGTCCCCTCCATATCCTTTGTCACGATTTCCTCTAGCAGATCGAGAGTCTTTAGTGCTTTTTCATACTGATTGTCCCGTTGCTGCATGATTAGCAGCGTGTTATAATTATATCGAAGATTGTCATATTTATACTTGTAATCAGTGTTTTTCATTAGTTCGATGGCTTCGTTCATCAATTCGTATCCCTGTTTTTTATCTTCTTGATAATAAATCATTTTACCCATGTTGAACAATGCTATCGATTCCATTTCTTTATTTCCGCATGCTTTTGCTTTTTGTAACAACAGCTTTACGTAGTCAGCTTTCTTCAGCTCGTCATGCAGGCAGTCGTAACTCGAAATCATTCGGTGAACCTGTTCCATATACAGCTTATCGTTCGCTTTTACAGAATCGCTTTCCAATGCCCGCTTATAAAACTTTAAGGCTTGGTAGTACTTGCCTGTATTAAAGTATAAGTCTCCTTCCACAATATCCATACGATGTGGTGAAAGAGTTTTCCGTTCCCTTAGTTTCTCCATAATTTGTTGTGCCTTATCAAAATCAGAAAAGGTATATTCGTACACATAATCATCTGTTATCAGGCTGTCAGATAGAGATATGTTTTCTGCAAAAGCATGTATTCCGGCAAGGTTGCTTATTACGATTATCCACGTAAAAAGAATTCTATGGTAAAGGTTGTTCATGTTCTTATTAATCTGTTTTTCGGCCCAAAGGTAGTAAAAATGAAACAGATGTCATCAGAGTATAATCTATATAATTGGAGAGATACCAAACATGCTTTGATTCATACCAGCGGCTTTTTATGACTAAAAAATAAAGGTGTCCAAACGACTTTATCACAATTTTTTAGGAACAAATTTCACGGAATTATACGAGTAAATTTATTTTCTTTCCGTATTTTCTGTGAAATCTGTACCTAAATTGTATCTGTTAGCAGGCTTTTGTTTTGGTACCTCCATTTATAAATGTAGCTTATGCTTCCTTTCTTGGTCTACCTCTACGGCGCTGGTTACCGCCGCCGGGGTGATTGTTGCTTTTTCCTTTTCCACCGTCTTTACGGGGGCGTCCTCTACCGCGGCGCATATTGGAATATTTTTCGGGTTCGTATAAAGGAGTTTCTCCGAATTTAGGATCGATCGGTATTTTGTAGATTTCCTTATCCAAGAATTCTTCGATGCGTTTGAATTGGAATTGTTCTTCGGTTGAAATGAAAGTGATGGCCAGCCCTTCGCCGTTTGTTCCGCGGGCAGTACGGCCGATGCGGTGTACGTAGTCTTCCGGATCGTGGGGTATGTCGAAATTGATTACCAGTTTGATGTCGTTGATATCGATACCGCGCGAAACGACATCAGTGGCAACGAGGATATCGATACGCCCGTTCTTGAACTCTTTCATCACTTCTTCACGCTGTGACTGCTCAAGATCCGAATGCATGGCAGCCACATTGAACTTCATCCGTTTGAGGGTGGATGCTAGCTCTTTTACTTTCATTTTCGAAGATGAAAATATGATGACACGCTGCGGACGACTCTGTGAGAACAGGTCTTCCAGTATGCGCAGTTTCTGCATGTCATAGCAGACATAGGCCGTTTGCATGATTGTTTCGGGTGGACGGGAGATGGCTATTTTGACTTCTTCCGGATTTTTCAAGATTGTTTGAGCCAGTGTCCGGATCTTGGGAGGCATGGTGGCGGAGAACATGATGGTTTGGCAGGTTTCTGGTAATAGCTTGTAAACCTGCATAATATCATCATAAAATCCCATGTCGAGCATCCGGTCCGCTTCGTCCAGGATGAAGAAGGAAACTTGTGACAGATCGACAGTGCCCAGCTTAATATGCGACAACAGACGTCCGGGGGTAGCAATCACAATATCAGCACCCATTTCCATTCCCCGCTTTTGTTGCTCCCAGGCAATGCCGTCCGTTCCTCCGTAAACGGCCACGGCGGAAACGGGGACAAAGTAGGTGAAACCTTCGATTTGCTGGTCGATCTGTTGGGCCAATTCGCGTGTGGGAGCCATGATAATGGCATTGATTGCATTGGCTGGATGTAATCCTTTGCTGAGTTCATTGATCACCGGCAACACATAAGCCGCAGTTTTTCCTGTTCCAGTCTGTGCACAGGCAATAATGTCTTTCCCTTCCAAAATAACCGGAATCGTTAGTTCCTGTACTGGAGTTGTCTCCAGAAAATTCATTGCGTCAAGGCCATCCAATACGGCCTCTTCTAAGTCCAATTCGTCAAATCTCATCTTTCATCATTAAATTCCCGGTAAAGGTAGATAATATTTGGCAATATTTATTACACAGAACGCTGCTCTTCTTTCAAAAGAGGTGTTTTTTCAGGAAGAGATTGATTTTAGTAACGTTTTCCAGGAGAGATTGTGATAAAAATAAATATCTTTATACCCAAATTAGCATTTTAAAGCATTTTGTTATGGGCAGCACTTATGGCAGGAAGGATATCCGGCCAATCTTACAAAAGCAAGATTCATTACATGAATTGATTAATACGATTTTGGATAAACTACCGTTAGGCGTTTTTGTAAAAGATGCGGAAGATGATTTCAGGTATCTGTATTGGAATCGCTTCATGGAAGAAATAACCGGCATTGATACGGAAGAAGTTGAGGGGCATAATGATTTCGAGCTGCGTTTTGATGCGATCATGTCCGCAGAAGAGCGTTTAGGGCTGGATCGTGATGTCATGGAGACGGGTAGGACTATTGAATTTAGTGGGAAGATTTCTGACGCGTATGGTATCCGGAAGGATATTGAAGTTACGAAATTCCCGATTGCCTTGAGTAATGGCAAACCTCTTTTGCTGGCTTTATGGCGGGATGTTACGGTCCGCAACAAGATGGAAAATACCTTGAGGCGTTCGCAGGTACTGACTAAGATGGCTCTACATTCCAATGACATCCGTCTTTGTTCCATATTTGTAAATCCTGACAGCAAACGGAATTATGATGATGCGGTTGTCCAAGTGAATAACTGGTTGCCGGGGAAAGAAGATGAACTGATCGATATTTCATGGCCTCGATTTGCTGCCCGGGTTCATCCTGACGACAGGGAGAGACACGATGAGGCTTTTCGGAAATTGTGTGCGGGAGAGATATCGGAAGTAAAAATCGAGTTACGTGTGAAATATCCGGAAATGATCAATTATCATTGGCGTGAATCGTCGGCAACCGTTTATGAACGGGATGAACGGGGGAGAGCACTTGTGATCCTAGGATGTACGATCAACATACAGGAGCGTAAAGGGCAGGAGTTGAATCTGGAAGAAGCCAAGCATAAGGCGGAGCTTGCCGATAAGATGAAGTCCAAATATCTGGCGGATATGAGTCATGAGATCCGTACCCCGCTGAATGCGATCACCGGTTTTTCCGAATTGATGGCTTTTGCCGATTCGGATGAGGAGCGCAAGGGGTATTATGAGATCATCAAGACCAATAATCTGCTATTGATGCAACTAATAAACGATATTCTCGATCTGTCCAAGATTGAAGCCGATGCCATCAAGATCAGTTATGAACCAGTCGATATAAACGAACTGATGGATACAACATTTGCCTCTATCAAACTCCGTATGCCGGAAGGGGTGCAGTTGTTTTTGGAAAAGGGCAGTTGTACATGCCGTTTCGGAACCGATAGTATCCGCCTGTTACAATTGATCAATAATCTGGCGAATAATGCGATTAAAAATACCAAGCAGGGTAGTATCACGTTGGGATATACCTGTTTACCGGATAAGCATCTGAAATTTTATGTGAAGGATACGGGAATCGGTATCGCAAAAGATAAACTGGAGAGCCTTTTCACACGCTTTGTCAAAGTGAACGATTATGTGGAAGGAATCGGTTTGGGGCTTGCCATCTGCCAAGGTCTGGTAACTAAAATGGGCGGCTCTATGCATGTGGAATCCGAATTAGGGATCGGTTCGACTTTCTCTTTCGTATTGCCGTCACATGAGGGATAATGTAGCAATTGGAATATTGGACTACTGTCACATTATTTATAATATTTTTTGTATATTTTGTCGAATGTACCGTTCTTGCGTATCTGGTCCAGCCAGCTGTTCAGACTGTCGAGTAGGATAGGAGAGTCTTTACGAACTGCCCAGGATTGGAGTTGCGTGAAACTTATGTCTGTTTTGATATCAATTTCCGGAAGCTGTTTTTGAGAAAGGACAGCTATCTGTTGGTCGCAGACAGCATAATCGATGTCTCCTTTGGCTACCATGATGGCAAGTTGTTCCCCGGAGTATAATTCGTCTTCTATCACGTAAATCGTATCGCCGATCTCATGTCCTAAGTTTTGTAGCCTGAGTTGGGCGGGAGAATCTTTCGGGATATATAAAGTCTTGCCAGCCAGATCGAGCTGGTTACGGATGGGTTTGAGTCCGTTATTGGCCTTTTCTGTTCGTTGTATCAAGACTTGTTTGTCGAGGATGATCGGTTCAGTGAACAGATATTTTTCTTTGATCTCGCTGGTGATCGGGATATTACGGGCGACAATATCGCACTTGTTATCTTCAAGCATATCGAAGCTTTCAGCCAGGCTCATCTCCAAAAGTGTCTGTACTTCCAGGCCTGATAGTTGAGCGATAGCCTGGCTCAGTTCATATTGGAAACCTTCTATCGTGTCGCCTGCCACATAATACCCCGATTGATTGTATTCGGTCACCAGCCGCAGGATTCCTTCTTCTTTGATCTCTGGATAATCGCGTGGAAGGACTTCTGCTTTCGACATGGCTTTCAGGCGCCATAACATGATCATGGTTGCAACGGCGATTATCAGCAGTCCGATGTAGACTCCTATCAGTTTCCTCGATTTCATAAAATCAGTTGTTGAATGTGACAGCGACGCCCATTTTCAGGACGAACGGATCCAGCGGATAATGCGCCAGCGAGAAGTAGTTCGGATTGACGAACTTGGAACCCAGGTTATAGCCCATCACAAAGAAACGAGCCTGTTTCAGATGGAAATTGACATAAGCATTGACTAGCGGGTAATTTCCGACCTTCACTTCATCCTGTATCTGGAACTGCTGTGTAGCCGGTTCGTAATACGGGGCGTAGTAAGATGTGTTATAATACATATTGGCACCCAATTGTACCATCAATACCTTTGCTACCTTAAATTTCAGATACATATTGGTATATAGGCTGATTTGAGGCAAAGGGAGTACGCTTTTGTCGCTGCTCAGCTGATAGGCTACTTCGTTTTCCCATCCGAAAGCGCGGTACATGACATCTTGTTTGATGCGGGCATTTATCACTTGCAGATTTCCACTTTTCTGTTCCGGCATTCCTTTTTTGTTGAAGAATACATAGTTCTGTATGCTTTCGATCCCGGCAGACAACTGTGTCCGTGTGGACTCCAAATTGATCTTGGCTCCGGCATAGATTTGCTGGATCATGTTCATATCCCGGTTATCCCACCAGAAATAGCGGGAATGGAAATGACGCATATAGAATGAAGGAGTGACATTCTTAATGTATCCTTCCGCACTGATCGTCGCGTCTTTTTTAAATAGCTTGAATTTGGTTTGCAGGTTTCCCGTTGCCCGAAATTCTCCGATATCGTCACCTACGACGCAAAGTTCTCCACGGGCGTTGTAAGTCAAGATATTTCCTCGACGCTTGGAGATTTCGGCTCCAATATATGTTGAGAATTCGTCATATACTTGTGTCACCGGAAATTCGATGGTGGAAGGAGATGCATCTAACCCGCTTCCATATTCAGGGTCGTAAGACAGTCCCGGTATTTGGGCCGGCAACTGGAATTTGCGCTTGTCGAACGTAGCAAAGGCGGTGATGCCGAACTTGGCCCAGTCCTGAAAACCTTCGCGGAGGGAGAGCCCGAACGTATTACGCAGATTCCAATAGGAAGTACGGTCGTCGACACCCGTACCGTTTTCCAAACCGAATACACGTGGGTATCCATCCGGAGTCAGATAACATTCGTTTAGATTCTCGTCTGCTTCCGAGCGGAAACGGCGACGGTTGTCCTGATATTCCAGTGTATGAATGATACTGGATACGGGGATAAATACTTTCACGGGATTTCCCAACGTGTCCACTTCCTCTTCCAGCTCGCGCTCGAATCCGAGGTTATAGTGGTGGCTGAGGAAATATTGTTTGCCACGTACACGGTTCCATGCTTTGACTGGATAACGCGTGTTGAATGCTTTCGGGTCATCCTGGTTTCTCTCGCCGGCAAAATATTGGTCCGGGTTGGTGATAACCGAGTCGTTGGCCAATCCTCCGTTTTCGTAATTTATGAAGTTGAAGTTGCTCAGATAGGCATGCGCTTCGTAACGATCCGACTTGTAACTGCCGAAAAGACGATAGCTCAACAGTTTATTGCCGTTATTCTTGTAATATCCGCGACTGTAGATATAGTCCAAATCGCCACCAACGTTGATCTTAGGGCCGAAGTTCATGGTTAGTGTGCCTTTCAATCGTTCGTTTTTGCTTTCACTTCCCCCCATAGTCGTGTACATTACGTTTGTGTAAGGGATTTTTGTATTGTAATACTGTGCGTTCTGAGGGTCCGTTATATAATAATCGTAAGCATCGGCAAACAGGAAATCGCGCGGTTCCTTGCGTTCGGAAAAGATACGGGTTTGTGCCGGTGATCCCGTATTGGCCAGGTAGCCGACTGCCAGTGATTCGGCTTCCACCAGTGTACTGTTGGCGAAATTCAATTTATGCGTGTCCAATGGAGCAATATAAGGATCACCCAATAGAGGAGTAAGCCGGTAGGCCGTGATGCGTCTGTTGTTTGTTGCTGAGCTGTCTGGAATCAGCAGGCTGTCAGGAACTTCCTGATTGGCTTTGGATAGGTTCCCGAGCGAGAATCCTTTCCGGTCTCCACCTGGTCGGCGTTGCGCATGCAGAGCCGAAGCGGATATTATCAAGAGTAATAATATGTATAAGCTATGCTTCATGAGGGGCAAAGATAGTAATAATGTGCCAATTTAGGTAATGTGCCAATTAAAGAAAACTCCTAATAAGGCTTCCACAATATTAATTGGCACATTGACTCATTGGCCTATTGGCACATTATTACATTTGCACTTTGGTAATAATCTCCATACCCTTCTTGATAGCCGCCTCGTTCATCGGGATGAGCTTGTGGTGGCGTTCGGGCAGGGATTTCTTCAAGCCTAACAATACGTTTTCCAGTTTCACCATCGGGACGATTTTCAGCAGTCCGCCGAGGATCAGCATATTGAATGCTTTCTCGTTTTTCATTTCGGTAGCTGCGTCCATCGCATCTACGCGATATACACTGACATCGGTCCGTTTCACCGGTGTATGGATTCCGTATCCGTCATAAATAATGATACCGCCTTTTTTCACCTTGTTTTCAAACTTGTCCATGGAAGGCTGGTTCAGGATGATAGCAATATCATATTCGTTCAATACGGGAGAGCTGATGCGGTCGTCACTCAGGATAACGGTTACGTTGGCTGTTCCACCACGTTGTTCAGGGCCGTAAGAAGGCATCCAACTGACTTCCTTCCCTTCCATCAGGCCGGAATAAGCCAAGATCTTACCCATTGACAAAACCCCTTGTCCACCGAAACCTGCTATTATAATTTCTTGCTTCATTGCTTCAAAAATTAATAATTACTTATTATTCTTTATTCTTGAGATCTCCTAACGGATAGAACGGGAACATATTCTCTTCCATCCATTTGTTTGCTTTCTCAGGTGTCATTTTCCAACCGGATGAACAGGTGGAAACGAATTCGACAATTGAAGTACCTTTGCCGGCCATCGAGTTTTCGAATGCTTTGCGGAGCATCTTTTTTGCTTTGCGGACGGCTGCGGCAGTCTGTACGCTCTGACGGGTGACCAGGCAAGTCCCTTCCAGTTGTGCAAGCAGATCGCCGATTTTCAACGGATAACCGTTTAGGGCGATGTTACGGCCGTAAGGGCAGGTTGCCGTCGGCATTCCTTCCAGTGTGGTAGGAGCCATCTGACCGCCTGTCATACCATAGATAGCATTGTTAACAAATACGATCACAATATTTTCTCCGCGGTTGGCTGCATGGATTGTTTCAGCGGTACCGATGGCAGCCAAGTCGCCGTCACCCTGATAAGTGAATACCATCTTGCCCGGATTCAGTCGCTTAACGGCTGTCGCGATAGCAGGTGCACGTCCATGAGCCGCTTCGATCCAGTCGATATCCAGATAATTATAGGCAAATACGGCGCATCCGACAGGAGAGATGCCGATTGTTTTATCTTCCATACCCATCTCGGCGATCACTTCGGCAATCAGCTTGTGTATCACGCCGTGGCTGCAACCGGGACAGTAGTGCATGGGATTTTCATTCATCAACCCAGGTTTTCCATATACCAGGTTTTCCGGTTTTATTATTTCGTTAATTTCCATGTTTGTAATAATTTAGCTAATAAATCTCATCAGATACTGAACCAAGCGGAAACAGATCGCCGCGCCACCGCAATACAGGAATGGCAGTCGGTTTTCAGGGAAGGCAAAGTAGCAAATTACTGCTGCCACTGCCAAAACCATGAATAACCAGGTCAATATCGTGTCAATTTTACTTCCGCGAATCATGATTAAAAATTAAAAAATAAGGCCAGTCGGCTAAAGGATTTTAATTCTTGATTATTAATTCTTTCAGCGCATTCAGTACTTCATCCGGCGTGAATACGATCCCTCCGAGACGGCCGAAATGTTCAACCTTTACTTTGCCGTTTACGGCCAGACGTACGTCTTCGACCATCTGTCCGGCGTTCAGTTCGACGGAAAGCATACCCTTTACTTTCTCAGCATAAGCAGCGATTACTTTCGTCGGGAACGGCCACAATGTGATGGGACGGAGCAGACCGAGCTTGATGTCTTCCGCACGTGCTATTTCTACCACTTTCTGGCAGATACGGGCGGAAGAACCGAATGCGATCAGCAGATATTCGGCATCCTCGCACTGGAACTCTTCGTAGCGGACTTCATTTTCTTCGATCTTCCGATATTTAGCCTGGAAGCGGATGTTGTTTTCTTCCATCTTTGCCGGGTCCAGTTCCAGTGAAGTAATGACATTCGGTTTACGGCCGGCTGTCTTTCCTTGTGTGGCCCATGGGCATTCGGCTATGATTTCTTCTTCTGTACGGCGCGTATGGAAAGGAGGTAATACCACTTTTTCCATCATCTGGCCGATGATGCCGTCTGCCAGGATAATAGCAGGATTACTGTACTTGAAAGCGAGTTCG
Proteins encoded in this region:
- a CDS encoding helix-turn-helix domain-containing protein; the encoded protein is MEKLRERKTLSPHRMDIVEGDLYFNTGKYYQALKFYKRALESDSVKANDKLYMEQVHRMISSYDCLHDELKKADYVKLLLQKAKACGNKEMESIALFNMGKMIYYQEDKKQGYELMNEAIELMKNTDYKYKYDNLRYNYNTLLIMQQRDNQYEKALKTLDLLEEIVTKDMEGTTDIGSLTDKEKKTMYAQRALILSRLGRMQEADEAYRAWLAIGDTYSKDDYLIIPYLMDRKLYDKVIEMNKAHEDFLYTHNDTVTYHMRTIKRSLGDAYEKKKEYKEAAKYFKDLAILIDSLKVREQKSSALELAKIYETHEKDMQIKEQKAKLEEQHIILVAILGVLFLAGLAFYLVIRHLRAIKRKNRFLARQIDSQLAYREELHKANEEIKQLLKQQHEPSLPIASGKQTQSREKEEDYGDIRTSAEDKKLFEELDRLVEEDKLFLDPNISRELLLNQLHISKNTFAQLIQAYSGTNFSGYINNKRLDYSIHLLKDYKRYTIEAVATDSGFSNVRSFYRIFREKYGMTPSEYRNTFEKE
- a CDS encoding DEAD/DEAH box helicase is translated as MRFDELDLEEAVLDGLDAMNFLETTPVQELTIPVILEGKDIIACAQTGTGKTAAYVLPVINELSKGLHPANAINAIIMAPTRELAQQIDQQIEGFTYFVPVSAVAVYGGTDGIAWEQQKRGMEMGADIVIATPGRLLSHIKLGTVDLSQVSFFILDEADRMLDMGFYDDIMQVYKLLPETCQTIMFSATMPPKIRTLAQTILKNPEEVKIAISRPPETIMQTAYVCYDMQKLRILEDLFSQSRPQRVIIFSSSKMKVKELASTLKRMKFNVAAMHSDLEQSQREEVMKEFKNGRIDILVATDVVSRGIDINDIKLVINFDIPHDPEDYVHRIGRTARGTNGEGLAITFISTEEQFQFKRIEEFLDKEIYKIPIDPKFGETPLYEPEKYSNMRRGRGRPRKDGGKGKSNNHPGGGNQRRRGRPRKEA
- a CDS encoding PAS domain-containing sensor histidine kinase, producing MGSTYGRKDIRPILQKQDSLHELINTILDKLPLGVFVKDAEDDFRYLYWNRFMEEITGIDTEEVEGHNDFELRFDAIMSAEERLGLDRDVMETGRTIEFSGKISDAYGIRKDIEVTKFPIALSNGKPLLLALWRDVTVRNKMENTLRRSQVLTKMALHSNDIRLCSIFVNPDSKRNYDDAVVQVNNWLPGKEDELIDISWPRFAARVHPDDRERHDEAFRKLCAGEISEVKIELRVKYPEMINYHWRESSATVYERDERGRALVILGCTINIQERKGQELNLEEAKHKAELADKMKSKYLADMSHEIRTPLNAITGFSELMAFADSDEERKGYYEIIKTNNLLLMQLINDILDLSKIEADAIKISYEPVDINELMDTTFASIKLRMPEGVQLFLEKGSCTCRFGTDSIRLLQLINNLANNAIKNTKQGSITLGYTCLPDKHLKFYVKDTGIGIAKDKLESLFTRFVKVNDYVEGIGLGLAICQGLVTKMGGSMHVESELGIGSTFSFVLPSHEG
- a CDS encoding transporter substrate-binding domain-containing protein — its product is MKSRKLIGVYIGLLIIAVATMIMLWRLKAMSKAEVLPRDYPEIKEEGILRLVTEYNQSGYYVAGDTIEGFQYELSQAIAQLSGLEVQTLLEMSLAESFDMLEDNKCDIVARNIPITSEIKEKYLFTEPIILDKQVLIQRTEKANNGLKPIRNQLDLAGKTLYIPKDSPAQLRLQNLGHEIGDTIYVIEDELYSGEQLAIMVAKGDIDYAVCDQQIAVLSQKQLPEIDIKTDISFTQLQSWAVRKDSPILLDSLNSWLDQIRKNGTFDKIYKKYYK
- a CDS encoding putative porin, with translation MKHSLYILLLLIISASALHAQRRPGGDRKGFSLGNLSKANQEVPDSLLIPDSSATNNRRITAYRLTPLLGDPYIAPLDTHKLNFANSTLVEAESLAVGYLANTGSPAQTRIFSERKEPRDFLFADAYDYYITDPQNAQYYNTKIPYTNVMYTTMGGSESKNERLKGTLTMNFGPKINVGGDLDYIYSRGYYKNNGNKLLSYRLFGSYKSDRYEAHAYLSNFNFINYENGGLANDSVITNPDQYFAGERNQDDPKAFNTRYPVKAWNRVRGKQYFLSHHYNLGFERELEEEVDTLGNPVKVFIPVSSIIHTLEYQDNRRRFRSEADENLNECYLTPDGYPRVFGLENGTGVDDRTSYWNLRNTFGLSLREGFQDWAKFGITAFATFDKRKFQLPAQIPGLSYDPEYGSGLDASPSTIEFPVTQVYDEFSTYIGAEISKRRGNILTYNARGELCVVGDDIGEFRATGNLQTKFKLFKKDATISAEGYIKNVTPSFYMRHFHSRYFWWDNRDMNMIQQIYAGAKINLESTRTQLSAGIESIQNYVFFNKKGMPEQKSGNLQVINARIKQDVMYRAFGWENEVAYQLSSDKSVLPLPQISLYTNMYLKFKVAKVLMVQLGANMYYNTSYYAPYYEPATQQFQIQDEVKVGNYPLVNAYVNFHLKQARFFVMGYNLGSKFVNPNYFSLAHYPLDPFVLKMGVAVTFNN
- a CDS encoding 2-oxoacid:acceptor oxidoreductase family protein, giving the protein MKQEIIIAGFGGQGVLSMGKILAYSGLMEGKEVSWMPSYGPEQRGGTANVTVILSDDRISSPVLNEYDIAIILNQPSMDKFENKVKKGGIIIYDGYGIHTPVKRTDVSVYRVDAMDAATEMKNEKAFNMLILGGLLKIVPMVKLENVLLGLKKSLPERHHKLIPMNEAAIKKGMEIITKVQM
- a CDS encoding thiamine pyrophosphate-dependent enzyme: MEINEIIKPENLVYGKPGLMNENPMHYCPGCSHGVIHKLIAEVIAEMGMEDKTIGISPVGCAVFAYNYLDIDWIEAAHGRAPAIATAVKRLNPGKMVFTYQGDGDLAAIGTAETIHAANRGENIVIVFVNNAIYGMTGGQMAPTTLEGMPTATCPYGRNIALNGYPLKIGDLLAQLEGTCLVTRQSVQTAAAVRKAKKMLRKAFENSMAGKGTSIVEFVSTCSSGWKMTPEKANKWMEENMFPFYPLGDLKNKE
- a CDS encoding 3-methyl-2-oxobutanoate dehydrogenase subunit VorB, with translation MAEEIKLMKGNEAIAHAAIRYGVDGYFGYPITPQSEILETLMAEMPWETTGMVVLQAESEVAAINMVYGGAGTGKRVMTSSSSPGVSLKQEGISYIAGAELPCLIVNVMRGGPGLGTIQPSQADYFQTVKGGGHGDYRLITLAPSSVQEMADFVGLGFELAFKYSNPAIILADGIIGQMMEKVVLPPFHTRRTEEEIIAECPWATQGKTAGRKPNVITSLELDPAKMEENNIRFQAKYRKIEENEVRYEEFQCEDAEYLLIAFGSSARICQKVVEIARAEDIKLGLLRPITLWPFPTKVIAAYAEKVKGMLSVELNAGQMVEDVRLAVNGKVKVEHFGRLGGIVFTPDEVLNALKELIIKN